One window from the genome of Paramormyrops kingsleyae isolate MSU_618 chromosome 3, PKINGS_0.4, whole genome shotgun sequence encodes:
- the ric8b gene encoding chaperone Ric-8B isoform X1 yields the protein MDLGAILSHIEDGDSDEIERRLLQYNQENSRTFTFDQKEEDKRVRLCQGLLTVLGRQVQPRCQKACLETLRILSRDKRVLAPVATREGMLVLGRLAGLESADEIGGGPEDVQVLVEALKCLCNIVFNSQEAQQVGADIQMARGLCRQLQMGRACWHEVELFSLRLIFLLSALRTDVRDSLRRELSAVSVLTRVLEDTLCVRWVGPYEVAAPSPMAPPLSAEATERTMEALKALFNLTLSSSTEEDGAHQLRRISAIMRHVLMLKAQTDDKTEEAHSNAINLLSNITVSCLDVLIDVPVQDGQAQYEGRNMEAVWVLLKFMEKRIDRGANYKEGLTPVLSLLTESSRHHREIRKYIKAQVLPPLKDVKNRPEVGSTVRNKLVRLMTHVDTSVKQSAAEFLFVLCKESVDSLLKYTGYGNAAGLLAARGLLAGGRGEGQYSEDEDSDTDEYKSAKRFINPITGHIEEPMPNPVEDMTEEQKEYEAEKLASMFDQLSRQELIKPMGVRRDGTLAPLEETVSKCTVDSSSSDSD from the exons ATGGATCTGGGCGCTATTTTGTCGCACATCGAGGACGGAGACAGCGACGAAATTGAGAGGCGCCTGCTGCAGTACAATCAGGAG AATAGTCGCACCTTCACTTTTGACCAAAAAGAAGAGGACAAACGAGTT AGGCTATGTCAGGGTTTGCTGACTGTTCTGGGCAGACAAGTTCAGCCTCGCTGCCAGAAGGCCTGCCTGGAGACATTGCGCATCTTGTCTCGGGACAAGCGGGTACTTGCACCAGTGGCCACAAGAGAGGGCATGCTTGTACTGGGCAGACTGGCGGGACTGGAGTCCGCGGACGAGATTGGGGGCGGCCCAGAAGATGTACAGGTGTTGGTGGAGGCCCTGAAGTGCCTTTGCAACATAGTTTTCAATAGCCAGGAGGCCCAACAGGTGGGAGCCGACATCCAGATGGCCCGGGGCCTCTGCCGGCAGCTGCAGATGGGCCGCGCCTGCTGGCACGAGGTGGAGCTCTTCTCCTTGCGCCTGATCTTCCTGTTGTCAGCCCTGCGAACTGACGTGCGCGACAGTCTGCGGAGGGAGCTCTCCGCCGTCAGCGTGCTTACCCGAGTGCTAGAGGACACTCTGTGCGTTCGCTGGGTGGGGCCCTATGAGGTCGCTGCACCCAGCCCCATGGCTCCTCCCCTCTCAGCTGAGGCGACTGAACGTACCATGGAGGCTCTGAAGGCCCTGTTTAATCTCACACTGTCCAGCAGCACTGAAGAG GATGGTGCCCACCAGCTCCGCCGCATCTCTGCCATCATGCGGCATGTTTTGATGCTAAAGGCTCAGACAGACGACAAAACAGAGGAAGCTCACAG CAATGCCATTAACCTGCTGAGCAACATCACTGTGTCTTGTTTGGACGTGCTGATTGACGTACCAGTCCAGGATGGCCAGGCGCAGTATGAGGGCAGGAACATGGAGGCAGTGTGGGTGCTGCTGAAGTTCATGGAGAAGAGGATAGACAGG GGTGCGAACTATAAGGAGGGCCTGACGCCGGTGCTCAGCCTGCTGACCGAGAGTTCGCGGCACCACCGAGAGATCCGGAAATACATCAAGGCCCAG GTCCTCCCCCCACTGAAAGATGTGAAGAACCGGCCCGAGGTGGGATCCACGGTGCGAAACAAACTGGTGCGCCTCATGACTCACGTGGACACAAGTGTGAAGCAGAGTGCGGCAGAGTTCCTCTTCGTTCTCTGCAAGGAGAGCG TGGACAGCCTACTGAAGTACACAGGCTACGGGAACGCGGCAGGACTCCTGGCGGCCCGTGGATTGCTGGCGGGGGGTCGTGGGGAGGGGCAGTACTCTGAGGATGAAGACTCTGACACGGATGAGTACAAGTCAGCCAAACGTTT CATCAATCCCATCACCGGCCACATTGAGGAGCCTATGCCAAACCCCGTGGAAGACATGACCGAGGAGCAGAAGGAGTATGAGGCTGAGAAGCTGGCCAGCATGTTCGACCAGCTGTCGAG ACAGGAGCTGATAAAACCGATGGGTGTAAGGCGAGATGGCACGTTGGCTCCCCTAGAGGAAACAGTCAGCAAATGCACTGTGGACAGCAGCAGCTCTGACTCAGACTAA
- the ric8b gene encoding chaperone Ric-8B isoform X2 translates to MDLGAILSHIEDGDSDEIERRLLQYNQENSRTFTFDQKEEDKRVRLCQGLLTVLGRQVQPRCQKACLETLRILSRDKRVLAPVATREGMLVLGRLAGLESADEIGGGPEDVQVLVEALKCLCNIVFNSQEAQQVGADIQMARGLCRQLQMGRACWHEVELFSLRLIFLLSALRTDVRDSLRRELSAVSVLTRVLEDTLCVRWVGPYEVAAPSPMAPPLSAEATERTMEALKALFNLTLSSSTEEDGAHQLRRISAIMRHVLMLKAQTDDKTEEAHSNAINLLSNITVSCLDVLIDVPVQDGQAQYEGRNMEAVWVLLKFMEKRIDRGANYKEGLTPVLSLLTESSRHHREIRKYIKAQVLPPLKDVKNRPEVGSTVRNKLVRLMTHVDTSVKQSAAEFLFVLCKESVDSLLKYTGYGNAAGLLAARGLLAGGRGEGQYSEDEDSDTDEYNINPITGHIEEPMPNPVEDMTEEQKEYEAEKLASMFDQLSRQELIKPMGVRRDGTLAPLEETVSKCTVDSSSSDSD, encoded by the exons ATGGATCTGGGCGCTATTTTGTCGCACATCGAGGACGGAGACAGCGACGAAATTGAGAGGCGCCTGCTGCAGTACAATCAGGAG AATAGTCGCACCTTCACTTTTGACCAAAAAGAAGAGGACAAACGAGTT AGGCTATGTCAGGGTTTGCTGACTGTTCTGGGCAGACAAGTTCAGCCTCGCTGCCAGAAGGCCTGCCTGGAGACATTGCGCATCTTGTCTCGGGACAAGCGGGTACTTGCACCAGTGGCCACAAGAGAGGGCATGCTTGTACTGGGCAGACTGGCGGGACTGGAGTCCGCGGACGAGATTGGGGGCGGCCCAGAAGATGTACAGGTGTTGGTGGAGGCCCTGAAGTGCCTTTGCAACATAGTTTTCAATAGCCAGGAGGCCCAACAGGTGGGAGCCGACATCCAGATGGCCCGGGGCCTCTGCCGGCAGCTGCAGATGGGCCGCGCCTGCTGGCACGAGGTGGAGCTCTTCTCCTTGCGCCTGATCTTCCTGTTGTCAGCCCTGCGAACTGACGTGCGCGACAGTCTGCGGAGGGAGCTCTCCGCCGTCAGCGTGCTTACCCGAGTGCTAGAGGACACTCTGTGCGTTCGCTGGGTGGGGCCCTATGAGGTCGCTGCACCCAGCCCCATGGCTCCTCCCCTCTCAGCTGAGGCGACTGAACGTACCATGGAGGCTCTGAAGGCCCTGTTTAATCTCACACTGTCCAGCAGCACTGAAGAG GATGGTGCCCACCAGCTCCGCCGCATCTCTGCCATCATGCGGCATGTTTTGATGCTAAAGGCTCAGACAGACGACAAAACAGAGGAAGCTCACAG CAATGCCATTAACCTGCTGAGCAACATCACTGTGTCTTGTTTGGACGTGCTGATTGACGTACCAGTCCAGGATGGCCAGGCGCAGTATGAGGGCAGGAACATGGAGGCAGTGTGGGTGCTGCTGAAGTTCATGGAGAAGAGGATAGACAGG GGTGCGAACTATAAGGAGGGCCTGACGCCGGTGCTCAGCCTGCTGACCGAGAGTTCGCGGCACCACCGAGAGATCCGGAAATACATCAAGGCCCAG GTCCTCCCCCCACTGAAAGATGTGAAGAACCGGCCCGAGGTGGGATCCACGGTGCGAAACAAACTGGTGCGCCTCATGACTCACGTGGACACAAGTGTGAAGCAGAGTGCGGCAGAGTTCCTCTTCGTTCTCTGCAAGGAGAGCG TGGACAGCCTACTGAAGTACACAGGCTACGGGAACGCGGCAGGACTCCTGGCGGCCCGTGGATTGCTGGCGGGGGGTCGTGGGGAGGGGCAGTACTCTGAGGATGAAGACTCTGACACGGATGAGTACAA CATCAATCCCATCACCGGCCACATTGAGGAGCCTATGCCAAACCCCGTGGAAGACATGACCGAGGAGCAGAAGGAGTATGAGGCTGAGAAGCTGGCCAGCATGTTCGACCAGCTGTCGAG ACAGGAGCTGATAAAACCGATGGGTGTAAGGCGAGATGGCACGTTGGCTCCCCTAGAGGAAACAGTCAGCAAATGCACTGTGGACAGCAGCAGCTCTGACTCAGACTAA